A part of Timaviella obliquedivisa GSE-PSE-MK23-08B genomic DNA contains:
- a CDS encoding TetR/AcrR family transcriptional regulator produces the protein MTRGPEKQFDPEVALSKAMDVFWARGYEAASLSELLEHMGIGKKSLYDTFGNKRSLFLKALDHYVHTEVKSIRNQLSAPGSPLANLEQVLQNLQHRHSLPRSQGCMLGTNIADFDTEETEIASILRHHLQGLEDAYCVVIDRAQKAGEISAVIIPRNLARLLLCTTQGMALIGRVLEDETLLHSTVEATLALLKTG, from the coding sequence ATGACCAGAGGGCCTGAGAAGCAATTTGATCCTGAAGTTGCCCTTTCAAAGGCAATGGATGTGTTTTGGGCACGAGGATATGAGGCAGCAAGCCTTTCTGAACTGCTGGAACACATGGGAATTGGCAAAAAGAGTCTCTACGATACGTTTGGCAACAAGCGATCGCTTTTTCTCAAGGCATTAGACCACTATGTCCACACAGAGGTAAAGTCCATTCGGAATCAGCTTTCGGCTCCGGGGTCGCCCCTAGCAAACCTAGAGCAAGTTCTACAAAATTTGCAGCACCGACATTCATTACCTAGAAGTCAAGGCTGTATGTTAGGCACTAATATTGCTGATTTCGATACAGAGGAGACGGAGATTGCATCCATTTTGCGTCACCATCTTCAAGGACTGGAAGATGCTTATTGCGTCGTCATTGATCGTGCTCAAAAAGCAGGTGAAATCAGTGCAGTCATCATCCCCCGCAACCTTGCCCGTCTGTTGCTTTGTACAACCCAGGGAATGGCTTTAATCGGTCGGGTCTTGGAAGATGAAACGCTTTTGCATAGCACCGTAGAGGCGACGTTGGCACTGCTCAAAACCGGTTAA
- a CDS encoding 4Fe-4S dicluster domain-containing protein, with translation MTQTADPTSPKFDPNYPPDPKLIDACVHCGFCLSTCPSYRVLGTEMDSPRGRIYLMDAINEGEAPLSPTSVQHFDSCLGCLACVTTCPSGVQYDQLIAATRPQIERNHERGLGDRLFRQLIFSLFPYPDRLRLFLVPLAVYQWLGLPKLIRSSGLLQRLSPRLAAMESLLPAVTARSFQDNLPDVVLAQGKQRYRVGMILGCVQRLFFSDVNEATARVLSANGCEVVIPKSQGCCAALPQHQGQTDQAQALARQMIDSFEHTNVDAIIINAAGCGHTLKEYDHILQDDPEYRDKAKSFVSKVRDVQEFLADVGLTAKLSPLQTEPLTMVYQDACHLLHGQKISLQPRQLLRQIPGVTVRDPIDAALCCGSAGVYNMLQPEVADELGQQKVDNLLNTGATLIASSNPGCSLQIMKHLEKKGKAISSRNLQGVAVIHPIRLLDYSIRGVMLEAQSR, from the coding sequence ATGACTCAAACTGCCGATCCAACTAGCCCCAAGTTTGACCCCAATTATCCCCCCGACCCTAAGCTCATCGATGCTTGCGTTCACTGTGGCTTTTGCCTTTCCACTTGTCCCAGCTATCGGGTATTAGGCACAGAGATGGACTCCCCCAGGGGACGCATTTATTTAATGGATGCGATTAACGAAGGCGAAGCCCCTTTATCGCCCACATCGGTGCAGCATTTTGACTCTTGCCTGGGGTGTTTGGCTTGCGTCACCACTTGCCCCTCTGGTGTGCAGTACGACCAACTCATTGCCGCCACTCGCCCACAAATCGAGCGGAATCATGAACGCGGGCTGGGCGATCGCCTCTTCCGTCAACTCATCTTCTCGCTGTTTCCCTATCCCGATCGCCTTCGCCTTTTCCTCGTTCCCCTTGCCGTTTATCAATGGCTAGGACTACCCAAACTCATTCGCTCTAGCGGATTACTTCAGCGCTTATCGCCTCGTCTTGCTGCAATGGAGTCGTTGCTGCCTGCTGTCACCGCGCGATCGTTTCAAGACAACCTACCTGATGTCGTGCTGGCACAGGGCAAACAGCGTTACCGCGTCGGCATGATTTTGGGTTGCGTCCAGCGGCTATTCTTCAGCGATGTTAATGAAGCTACCGCTAGAGTCCTGAGCGCCAACGGTTGCGAGGTCGTCATTCCTAAAAGCCAAGGCTGTTGTGCGGCACTGCCCCAACACCAAGGACAAACTGACCAAGCACAGGCTTTGGCGAGACAAATGATCGATAGTTTTGAACACACAAATGTCGATGCCATCATCATTAATGCAGCAGGCTGTGGGCATACGCTAAAAGAATATGATCATATTTTGCAAGACGACCCGGAATACCGAGATAAGGCAAAGTCGTTTGTTAGCAAGGTTAGAGATGTGCAAGAGTTTCTGGCAGACGTAGGTTTAACTGCCAAGCTTTCTCCATTGCAAACAGAGCCGTTAACTATGGTTTATCAAGATGCTTGCCATCTTTTACATGGTCAAAAAATTAGTCTTCAACCGCGTCAACTCTTGCGTCAAATTCCCGGTGTAACGGTACGAGATCCTATTGATGCAGCATTATGTTGCGGAAGCGCTGGCGTTTACAATATGCTGCAACCCGAAGTGGCAGACGAGTTAGGGCAGCAGAAGGTAGATAATTTGCTGAACACAGGAGCAACATTAATCGCATCTTCTAACCCTGGATGTTCGCTACAAATCATGAAGCATTTAGAGAAGAAGGGAAAAGCGATCTCTTCGAGAAACCTGCAAGGGGTCGCTGTCATTCATCCTATTCGCTTGCTAGATTATTCCATTCGGGGAGTAATGCTAGAGGCTCAGTCTCGTTAA
- a CDS encoding FAD-binding oxidoreductase, giving the protein MSDVSGIAQTLESIVGSSGVKTWENLKGEERLLAGSSQSTCLIAALAPNSLVQCIAYPKTLEELSEVLACADANRWRVLPCGQGSKLHWGGLGEVDLGVSTARLNRLIDHAVGDLTVTAEAGMKVADLQLELAKGGQFLAIDPSYSATATLGGIVATGDTGALRQRYGGIRDMLIGLSFVRSDGAIAKAGGRVVKNVAGYDLMKLFTGSYGTLGIINQVTFRVYPLPAAARTVMLQGDAGAIAEVTKILLASALTPTAIALLPAQIGVDSMGLLIRFQNIEVSVEQQAARLLQVGEALGLKGQAWAGIEEAQLWQQLQEQIETHTPAFPIACKIGVLPSKAVETLVQMRAIASVTGCIYAGSGLGMLRFSNLTAPALLRLRDLCQAQGGFLTVLEAPISLKQTVDVWGYSGNALELMRKIKTQFDPKNLLSPRRFVGGI; this is encoded by the coding sequence ATGAGTGACGTGAGCGGGATTGCCCAAACGTTAGAAAGCATTGTTGGATCATCAGGAGTAAAGACCTGGGAAAATTTGAAAGGTGAAGAGCGACTCCTTGCAGGTAGCTCGCAGAGCACGTGCCTGATCGCAGCCCTTGCCCCGAACTCCCTAGTTCAATGCATCGCCTACCCTAAAACCTTAGAAGAGCTATCGGAAGTTCTCGCTTGTGCTGATGCGAACCGCTGGCGAGTTTTGCCTTGCGGTCAGGGTAGTAAGCTGCACTGGGGCGGTTTAGGAGAGGTCGATCTAGGGGTTAGCACAGCGCGGCTAAATCGGCTGATTGACCATGCTGTGGGCGATTTGACCGTAACGGCTGAAGCGGGCATGAAGGTAGCAGACTTGCAGTTAGAACTGGCGAAAGGGGGGCAGTTTTTGGCGATCGATCCCTCATACTCTGCGACTGCAACCCTCGGTGGCATTGTGGCAACAGGCGATACTGGCGCACTACGACAACGATATGGTGGCATTCGAGATATGCTGATTGGGCTTTCCTTTGTGCGCAGTGATGGGGCGATCGCTAAAGCTGGCGGTCGCGTGGTCAAGAACGTTGCTGGGTACGACCTGATGAAGTTATTTACAGGCTCCTATGGCACCTTGGGCATTATCAATCAGGTCACTTTTCGGGTTTATCCTTTGCCAGCCGCAGCCCGGACAGTGATGTTACAGGGTGATGCGGGGGCGATCGCTGAAGTCACGAAAATCCTGCTCGCTTCGGCGTTAACACCAACTGCGATCGCCCTCCTCCCGGCTCAAATAGGGGTAGATAGCATGGGACTTTTGATCCGCTTCCAAAATATTGAGGTCAGCGTCGAACAACAAGCCGCCCGACTGCTCCAAGTGGGTGAAGCGCTAGGGCTAAAAGGGCAAGCCTGGGCAGGCATCGAGGAAGCCCAGTTATGGCAGCAATTGCAAGAACAAATAGAGACGCACACCCCCGCTTTTCCCATTGCCTGCAAAATAGGAGTACTCCCATCGAAAGCAGTCGAGACATTAGTGCAGATGAGGGCGATCGCTTCCGTCACAGGCTGTATTTACGCAGGTAGCGGTTTAGGAATGCTCCGGTTCAGCAATCTAACTGCCCCAGCCCTGCTTAGGCTTCGAGATCTCTGCCAGGCGCAAGGAGGTTTTCTCACCGTTTTAGAAGCACCCATTTCGCTCAAGCAAACCGTAGATGTTTGGGGCTACTCTGGCAATGCCCTGGAACTGATGCGAAAAATCAAAACCCAGTTCGACCCCAAAAATCTCCTCAGTCCCCGTCGGTTTGTCGGCGGAATTTAA
- the map gene encoding type I methionyl aminopeptidase translates to MDNEQIVLLSSREIEKMRQAGRVAAELLDYLEPMVKPGVSTLALDQAAEAWTQARGAKSAPLGYPAGSDNPFPRSICTSVNEVVCHGIPNAKEILRDGDIINIDVTPLVEGYHGDVSRTFFVGTPSPTARRLVEVTQECLMRGIAAVKPGGRVGDIGAAIQAYAESQGFSVVRDFVGHGVSRIFHTAPQIPHYGIRGKGKKFRPGMVFTIEPMINEGTWEVEVMPDQWTALTKDRKLSAQFEHTIAVTPTGVEILTLLPALTPSV, encoded by the coding sequence ATGGATAACGAACAGATTGTCCTTTTGTCGAGCCGAGAGATTGAAAAGATGCGTCAGGCGGGGCGCGTTGCGGCTGAACTACTCGACTACTTGGAACCGATGGTTAAGCCAGGAGTGAGTACCCTAGCCCTAGATCAAGCCGCCGAAGCTTGGACGCAAGCACGAGGAGCGAAGAGTGCGCCTTTGGGTTATCCGGCAGGAAGCGATAATCCTTTCCCGCGATCGATTTGCACCAGCGTTAACGAGGTTGTTTGTCACGGCATTCCCAACGCCAAAGAAATTTTGCGAGATGGCGACATTATCAACATTGATGTTACGCCCTTGGTTGAGGGATATCATGGCGATGTCTCTCGCACCTTCTTTGTTGGAACCCCTTCACCAACAGCGCGACGGCTCGTAGAAGTGACCCAAGAGTGTTTAATGCGTGGCATTGCTGCTGTGAAACCCGGAGGCAGAGTCGGCGACATTGGGGCAGCCATTCAGGCTTATGCAGAATCCCAAGGCTTCTCGGTCGTGCGTGATTTCGTGGGACACGGAGTGAGTAGAATTTTCCATACGGCTCCCCAAATTCCTCACTATGGCATTCGTGGGAAGGGCAAAAAGTTTAGACCTGGCATGGTGTTTACTATCGAGCCAATGATTAATGAGGGCACCTGGGAAGTTGAGGTAATGCCCGACCAATGGACGGCTCTAACAAAAGATCGCAAGCTCTCAGCGCAGTTTGAACATACGATCGCCGTCACCCCCACAGGTGTCGAAATCCTCACGTTGTTACCCGCTCTCACCCCCAGCGTTTGA
- the thiD gene encoding bifunctional hydroxymethylpyrimidine kinase/phosphomethylpyrimidine kinase, with translation MTAISSSTVPVAMTIAGSDSGGGAGIQADLRTFAFHQVHGTCALTCVTAQNTMGVTRVDALPPAAVVAQILAVVEDIGIQAAKTGMLLNQEIIAAVASQIEALELPNIVVDPVMVSRTGAQLIDDEAIATLRDRLIPFATVLTPNRYEAQILSGIDIDTLAEMKTAAEKIFTLGAKAVLVKGGGMANELRGLDVWFDGDRLEILQTETVDTTDTHGTGCTLAAAIAANLALGHVPFAATQAAKIYVTHALRHALRIGKGQGPVGHFFPLLS, from the coding sequence ATGACTGCCATATCTTCCTCAACCGTCCCTGTTGCCATGACTATTGCGGGGTCAGATAGCGGCGGTGGGGCAGGCATTCAAGCTGATTTACGAACCTTTGCCTTTCACCAAGTTCATGGTACCTGCGCTCTCACCTGTGTCACGGCTCAAAATACAATGGGCGTGACACGGGTTGATGCATTGCCGCCTGCTGCGGTAGTCGCTCAGATCCTTGCCGTGGTTGAGGACATTGGTATTCAGGCGGCAAAAACTGGAATGCTGCTGAATCAGGAAATTATTGCGGCGGTTGCAAGCCAAATCGAGGCGCTGGAGTTACCTAATATTGTTGTTGATCCGGTGATGGTTTCCCGCACTGGAGCGCAGTTAATTGATGATGAGGCGATCGCCACCCTGCGCGATCGTCTTATCCCCTTCGCCACTGTCCTCACGCCCAACCGCTACGAAGCCCAAATTCTCAGCGGCATTGACATTGATACTTTGGCAGAAATGAAAACTGCTGCCGAAAAAATATTTACCTTGGGGGCAAAAGCCGTTTTGGTCAAAGGCGGCGGCATGGCGAATGAGCTACGGGGATTAGATGTGTGGTTTGATGGCGATCGCCTGGAGATTCTTCAAACCGAGACGGTGGATACCACTGATACCCATGGCACAGGCTGCACTTTAGCAGCCGCGATCGCCGCTAATCTTGCCCTGGGTCATGTTCCTTTCGCCGCTACCCAGGCTGCCAAGATCTACGTCACCCATGCTCTCCGCCATGCCCTCCGAATTGGAAAAGGGCAAGGTCCCGTCGGACATTTCTTCCCGCTCCTCTCTTAA
- a CDS encoding energy-coupling factor ABC transporter ATP-binding protein, whose translation MLYLKNLVYHPPATPSAILKSINLELAPQQMGLIVGPSGSGKSTLLEILAGLAKKTSGTILWRDQELSPDHLQQLGGLVFQFPERHFCGHTILSELRLGHPELGKERIDQALAAVRLSHLALGTSPRSLSGGQQRRLALAVQLIRQPYLLLLDEPTAGLDWSMRQQLISLLGELKKEWTLLIVSHEPGELMAIADRCWTLEHGELATADPASFVTKQPVVQG comes from the coding sequence ATGCTGTATCTCAAGAATCTCGTTTACCACCCGCCCGCCACTCCATCAGCAATTCTTAAATCTATCAACCTTGAGTTAGCACCTCAGCAAATGGGCTTAATTGTGGGCCCTAGTGGTTCTGGGAAAAGCACGCTTCTCGAGATTTTGGCAGGCTTGGCGAAGAAAACATCGGGCACAATCTTGTGGCGCGATCAAGAACTCAGTCCTGATCATCTTCAGCAGTTGGGCGGTTTGGTGTTTCAATTTCCTGAACGCCATTTTTGTGGACACACTATCCTGTCAGAGCTCCGGTTAGGACATCCTGAATTGGGGAAGGAACGGATTGATCAGGCGCTGGCTGCGGTTCGCCTGAGTCATCTTGCGCTGGGCACTTCGCCCCGTTCCCTCAGCGGTGGGCAGCAGCGGCGGTTGGCTTTGGCAGTGCAATTAATTCGGCAGCCTTATCTCCTTTTGCTAGATGAACCAACAGCGGGGCTAGATTGGTCGATGCGGCAGCAGTTGATTAGCTTGCTAGGGGAACTAAAAAAGGAGTGGACGTTGCTTATTGTGTCTCACGAGCCAGGAGAATTAATGGCGATCGCCGATCGCTGCTGGACGCTAGAGCATGGAGAGTTAGCTACTGCTGATCCTGCAAGTTTTGTCACCAAGCAACCCGTCGTGCAAGGGTAG
- the rsmG gene encoding 16S rRNA (guanine(527)-N(7))-methyltransferase RsmG, whose amino-acid sequence MSDLSQPDFLEPDLPQPDSVQPDLPALHEVWHQTLGWQPTEAQQSQFQKLYEQILEGNRLLNLTRITEPQEFWEKHLWDSLVGIKPWLTDIAEAEVASEDPQVLYKVIDIGTGCGFPGVPVAIARPDWFVTLLDSTRKKLVFLDSLLASLGITNAQTWVERAEQLGKSAEHREQYDLVLIRAVASAVVCAQYCLPLLKVGGTAVLYRGQWTEEEAIALKSVVIKLGGEVEAVEAVTTPLSQGVRHCVHLKKVLTVQKKLPQRRDIE is encoded by the coding sequence ATGTCGGATTTATCGCAGCCTGATTTTTTAGAGCCTGATTTACCACAGCCCGATTCAGTACAGCCTGATTTGCCAGCGCTGCATGAGGTTTGGCATCAGACTTTAGGGTGGCAACCGACTGAGGCTCAGCAAAGTCAGTTTCAGAAGCTTTATGAGCAAATTCTAGAGGGGAATCGGCTGCTGAATCTGACCCGAATTACCGAGCCGCAAGAGTTTTGGGAGAAGCATCTGTGGGATTCTTTAGTGGGGATTAAGCCTTGGCTAACAGATATTGCAGAGGCAGAGGTGGCTTCTGAAGATCCTCAAGTTCTCTATAAGGTGATTGATATTGGGACAGGTTGTGGGTTTCCAGGGGTGCCTGTGGCGATCGCTCGTCCTGACTGGTTCGTGACTCTGCTAGATTCCACGCGTAAAAAACTGGTCTTCCTCGATTCATTGTTAGCTTCGCTAGGCATTACGAATGCTCAAACTTGGGTAGAACGCGCCGAGCAGTTAGGCAAAAGTGCTGAGCATCGAGAGCAGTATGATTTGGTACTGATTCGAGCGGTGGCAAGTGCAGTAGTTTGTGCTCAGTATTGTTTGCCGCTGTTAAAGGTGGGCGGTACAGCGGTGCTCTATCGAGGACAGTGGACAGAGGAAGAGGCGATCGCTCTAAAATCTGTCGTTATAAAACTGGGTGGAGAGGTTGAGGCAGTGGAGGCGGTAACGACACCTCTGAGTCAAGGAGTTCGGCACTGTGTTCATCTTAAAAAAGTCTTGACTGTGCAGAAAAAGTTACCGCAGAGGCGAGATATTGAGTAG
- a CDS encoding benzoate/H(+) symporter BenE family transporter — MTFLKDLSASAIIAGFVTVLVGFTSSAVIVFQAAQTLNASPTQIGSWMFALGMGMGSTCILLSWRYRVPVVTAWSTPGAAMLITTVAGVSMEEAIGAFLVSGLLITLCGFSGWFERIINRIPLAIASGMLSGVLLRFGLDVFVAMKTQFVMTFAMFLLYLVARRWIPRYAVISALGLGLLIAGVKGLLHFETVSLQWAQPVFTSPQFSVSALVGVALPLFVVTMASQNVPGVAIIRASGYSVPISPLIGWTGAATIALSPFGAFALSLAAITAAICMGREAHEDPGKRYVAAIAAGVFYLLIGVLGGTVGAVFAALPKELVLAIAGLALLGTIGNGLAAALAHEKDREPALITFLVTASGVTLFGIGAAFWGLIAGTLALGILQLKKANSSGC; from the coding sequence ATGACTTTCCTCAAAGATCTTTCTGCCTCTGCTATTATTGCGGGCTTCGTCACTGTGCTCGTTGGCTTTACAAGCTCTGCGGTCATTGTTTTCCAGGCTGCCCAAACCCTCAACGCCTCACCCACTCAAATTGGTTCCTGGATGTTTGCCCTAGGAATGGGCATGGGGTCAACCTGCATTCTGCTCTCCTGGCGATATCGGGTGCCAGTCGTCACTGCCTGGTCTACGCCAGGTGCCGCCATGCTGATCACAACGGTAGCTGGAGTCTCGATGGAAGAAGCGATCGGGGCGTTTCTAGTCTCAGGGCTACTCATTACCCTTTGTGGCTTCAGCGGCTGGTTTGAGCGCATTATTAACCGGATTCCTCTGGCGATCGCATCAGGAATGCTATCGGGGGTGCTGTTGCGATTTGGTTTAGATGTGTTTGTTGCCATGAAAACGCAGTTTGTGATGACGTTTGCTATGTTTTTGCTGTACCTTGTGGCTCGTCGCTGGATTCCACGCTATGCCGTGATTTCTGCTTTAGGGTTGGGGCTGCTCATTGCTGGCGTTAAAGGACTGCTGCATTTTGAGACAGTCAGCTTGCAATGGGCACAGCCTGTTTTCACTTCGCCCCAATTCTCGGTCAGTGCGCTGGTGGGGGTGGCATTACCTTTATTTGTGGTCACAATGGCATCTCAAAATGTGCCTGGGGTTGCGATAATTCGCGCATCTGGCTACTCAGTGCCCATCTCGCCTCTCATTGGTTGGACAGGCGCAGCCACGATCGCCCTCTCCCCTTTTGGAGCTTTTGCCCTTAGCCTCGCTGCCATTACTGCTGCAATTTGTATGGGCAGAGAAGCCCATGAAGATCCTGGCAAGCGCTATGTGGCGGCGATCGCGGCAGGAGTATTCTATCTGTTGATTGGAGTTTTGGGCGGAACAGTCGGTGCGGTGTTTGCAGCACTGCCCAAAGAATTGGTGTTGGCGATCGCGGGTCTAGCGCTCCTAGGAACCATTGGCAATGGACTCGCCGCCGCCCTCGCTCATGAGAAAGACCGAGAACCCGCCCTTATCACTTTCCTGGTGACGGCATCAGGCGTGACGTTGTTTGGCATTGGAGCCGCGTTTTGGGGATTGATTGCAGGAACACTAGCACTAGGAATATTGCAGCTTAAAAAAGCTAACTCCTCTGGCTGCTAA
- a CDS encoding low molecular weight phosphotyrosine protein phosphatase codes for MTQTPYKLLFVCLGNICRSPSAESIMNHLVEQNHLQSQIECDSAGTGSYHIGNPPDRRMAAAAMRRGITLLGRARQFQKSDFEAFDLILAMDQANYQDILALDPQGKYWHKVKLMCDFCGTYNDQEVPDPYYGGSDGFNYVIDLLLDACEGLMQYVEKQKQVI; via the coding sequence ATGACCCAAACGCCCTACAAGCTTCTATTCGTCTGCCTTGGCAACATCTGCCGATCGCCTTCTGCCGAAAGTATCATGAACCATTTGGTTGAGCAGAATCATCTGCAAAGCCAAATTGAATGCGACTCTGCCGGAACAGGTAGCTATCACATTGGTAATCCGCCCGATCGCCGCATGGCAGCAGCAGCAATGCGCCGAGGCATTACGCTTTTGGGACGTGCCAGACAATTTCAAAAAAGTGACTTTGAGGCGTTTGATTTAATTTTGGCAATGGATCAAGCCAATTACCAGGATATTTTGGCGCTTGACCCGCAGGGCAAGTACTGGCACAAGGTAAAACTAATGTGCGATTTTTGCGGTACGTACAATGACCAGGAAGTGCCTGATCCGTATTACGGCGGTTCTGATGGGTTTAACTATGTCATTGATCTGCTGTTAGATGCTTGCGAAGGGCTGATGCAGTACGTTGAAAAGCAAAAGCAGGTGATATAA
- a CDS encoding 3-deoxy-7-phosphoheptulonate synthase, whose product MMHKTFDLHVVETRPLISPATLHSEFPITETAAALVTQTRDRIRNILQNEDHRLLVIVGPCSVHDINAAYEYGEKLIALRKELEDDLEIVMRVYFEKPRTTVGWKGLINDPHLDDSYDINTGLRLARQLLIGLADLGLPAATEMLDPITAQYLADMIAWTAIGARTTESQTHREMASGLSMPIGFKNNTDGAISAATNAMLSASQSHSFLGINTDGLASIVTTTGNPDCHLVLRGGKQGPNYGADHVQKAVNELTKLGVNPRMMVDCSHDNAAKDHNRQPVVLQDIAEQLTNGSKSIMGVMVESHLVAGKQSIPKNLSQLTYGQSITDACVDFGTTTSMLRSLAKSVTQNCLQLN is encoded by the coding sequence ATCATGCATAAGACTTTTGATCTCCATGTGGTAGAAACCCGCCCGCTGATTAGTCCAGCAACTCTCCATAGCGAATTCCCCATTACCGAGACGGCAGCGGCACTGGTGACCCAAACCCGCGATCGCATTCGCAACATCCTCCAAAACGAAGACCATCGCCTGTTGGTGATTGTGGGGCCTTGCTCGGTTCACGACATTAACGCTGCCTATGAATATGGCGAAAAGCTGATCGCGCTCCGCAAAGAATTAGAAGACGATCTCGAAATTGTTATGCGAGTTTATTTTGAGAAGCCCCGCACGACCGTAGGCTGGAAAGGGCTAATCAATGATCCTCACCTAGACGATAGCTACGACATCAACACAGGTCTACGTCTGGCGCGGCAGCTTCTAATTGGCTTAGCAGACCTGGGCTTACCTGCTGCTACCGAAATGCTCGACCCGATTACCGCGCAATACCTTGCCGATATGATTGCTTGGACGGCGATCGGCGCTCGGACGACCGAAAGCCAAACCCATCGGGAAATGGCTTCTGGGCTGTCTATGCCGATCGGCTTTAAAAATAACACCGATGGTGCTATCAGCGCCGCTACCAACGCCATGCTGAGCGCCAGCCAATCCCATAGCTTCTTAGGCATCAACACCGATGGACTTGCCAGCATTGTCACCACAACGGGCAACCCCGACTGTCACCTGGTTTTACGAGGCGGCAAGCAAGGCCCTAATTACGGTGCCGACCATGTGCAAAAGGCAGTCAATGAGCTAACTAAGCTGGGTGTGAATCCTCGCATGATGGTAGATTGTAGCCACGATAATGCCGCCAAGGATCACAATCGCCAACCTGTTGTGCTCCAAGACATTGCTGAACAATTAACGAATGGCTCCAAGTCAATTATGGGAGTCATGGTAGAAAGTCACTTGGTTGCAGGCAAGCAGTCGATTCCCAAAAACCTCAGCCAGTTGACCTACGGGCAAAGTATTACAGATGCCTGCGTTGATTTTGGAACGACAACAAGCATGTTGCGATCGCTGGCTAAATCAGTCACTCAGAACTGTTTGCAGCTTAACTAA